A DNA window from Streptomyces sp. 71268 contains the following coding sequences:
- a CDS encoding GNAT family N-acetyltransferase: MNDVRIRPIADADWPALAALEERAYAGLGLSEGEAALRSRARVSPATCTVLDRAGDLVGYLLALPYPPFHSPDLAHAETATAAVPTRNLHLHDLVVAPEHRGAGLARRLLRHLTTAARGAGHEQISLVAVAGSAPFWAGHGYRPHPEVSLPDSYGTDAVYMSAPVPGRTPTPGRAGEPRPGTPVTDEVG; this comes from the coding sequence GTGAACGACGTACGCATCCGCCCCATCGCCGACGCCGACTGGCCCGCCCTGGCCGCGCTCGAGGAGCGCGCCTACGCCGGGCTCGGACTCTCCGAGGGCGAGGCCGCGCTCCGCTCGCGGGCCCGGGTCTCGCCCGCCACCTGCACCGTCCTGGACCGCGCCGGGGACCTCGTCGGCTACCTGCTCGCGCTGCCCTACCCGCCCTTCCACAGCCCCGACCTGGCCCACGCGGAGACGGCCACCGCCGCCGTCCCCACCCGCAACCTCCACCTGCACGACCTGGTCGTCGCCCCGGAGCACCGCGGGGCGGGCCTGGCCCGGCGGCTGCTGCGGCACCTGACCACGGCGGCGCGGGGCGCCGGGCACGAACAGATCTCCCTGGTCGCCGTCGCGGGCAGCGCGCCGTTCTGGGCGGGGCACGGGTACCGCCCGCACCCCGAGGTGTCGCTCCCCGACAGCTACGGCACGGACGCCGTCTACATGTCCGCGCCGGTACCCGGGCGCACCCCGACCCCCGGACGCGCCGGTGAGCCGCGCCCCGGGACACCCGTGACCGACGAAGTGGGCTGA
- a CDS encoding type III PLP-dependent enzyme: MYVNVTAPLRAALAAATEDQLIYDLAGIARRHATLLRELPGVHVRFAMKACPVDEVLSRLVEQGAGFDAASPAEVAQAVGAGAPLDAIHFGNTVKSDRHIAEAHRMGVRDFATDSVEDVRAIARHAPGARVFCRLATDGAGALWGLSRKFGCTPSDAVRVMEVARSAGLTPAGLSFHVGSQQMTAGAWRDAIDRVAGVVTVLARRGIHLDHVNLGGGLPAPHGTDRAGDPLDPPLDKIFAVIREGMRRLRAVAGGPLDFRIEPGRHLVADNGAIRAHVARLTTREQLGGDRAHWLYLSCGKFNGLYEMDGLQYPLLFPSHPEDAPRVPAVIAGPTCDSDDAYDPAGAPVRVPAGLASGDPVWIGSCGAYATSYTTQGFNGFSPLPYTWIDGDRAGRGGPHPAAPPLAAPVALGEVA; this comes from the coding sequence ATGTACGTCAACGTCACCGCACCCCTGCGCGCCGCCCTCGCGGCGGCCACCGAGGACCAGCTCATCTACGACCTGGCCGGCATAGCGCGCCGCCACGCGACCCTGCTGCGCGAACTGCCCGGCGTCCACGTCCGCTTCGCCATGAAGGCGTGCCCCGTGGACGAGGTGCTCAGCCGCCTCGTCGAGCAGGGCGCCGGCTTCGACGCGGCCAGCCCCGCCGAGGTCGCGCAGGCCGTCGGCGCCGGCGCGCCGCTGGACGCCATCCACTTCGGCAACACCGTCAAGTCCGACCGGCACATCGCCGAAGCCCACCGGATGGGCGTACGCGACTTCGCCACCGACAGCGTCGAGGACGTGCGGGCCATCGCCCGGCACGCGCCCGGCGCCCGGGTCTTCTGCCGGCTGGCCACCGACGGCGCGGGCGCCCTGTGGGGCCTGAGCCGCAAGTTCGGCTGCACGCCGTCGGACGCCGTGCGCGTCATGGAGGTCGCCCGGTCCGCCGGCCTCACCCCGGCCGGCCTCTCCTTCCACGTCGGCTCCCAGCAGATGACCGCCGGGGCCTGGCGGGACGCCATCGACCGGGTGGCCGGCGTCGTGACCGTACTGGCCCGGCGCGGCATCCACCTCGACCACGTCAACCTCGGCGGCGGACTGCCCGCGCCACACGGCACCGACCGCGCCGGCGACCCGCTCGACCCGCCCCTGGACAAGATCTTCGCCGTCATCCGCGAGGGCATGCGCCGGTTGCGCGCCGTCGCCGGCGGCCCGCTGGACTTCCGCATCGAACCCGGCCGCCACCTGGTCGCCGACAACGGTGCCATCCGCGCCCACGTCGCCCGCCTGACCACCCGCGAGCAACTGGGCGGCGACCGCGCGCACTGGCTCTACCTCAGTTGCGGCAAGTTCAACGGCCTGTACGAGATGGACGGGCTCCAGTACCCGCTGCTCTTCCCCAGCCACCCCGAGGACGCCCCGCGCGTGCCCGCCGTCATCGCGGGACCCACCTGCGACAGCGACGACGCGTACGACCCGGCCGGCGCCCCCGTCCGCGTCCCGGCCGGCCTCGCCTCCGGCGACCCGGTGTGGATCGGGTCCTGCGGCGCGTACGCCACCAGCTACACCACCCAGGGCTTCAACGGTTTCAGCCCGCTGCCCTACACCTGGATCGACGGCGACCGCGCCGGACGCGGCGGCCCACACCCGGCGGCCCCACCGCTGGCGGCCCCGGTGGCCCTGGGCGAGGTGGCGTAG
- a CDS encoding DUF6271 family protein: protein MRAICLTLPTNRPSAPMVTAICAEAAYAARHFPVEVHVLILDSAAPGARAEHAAALAAVPRTPGVVVHHLDEDAQRAFLRAAIERAGLPKPELVLDLMLPADVSYGACTNRAFLIAASLGCSSVHRRDSDSSYQELNGEPVYPVHHELTSIGERARDAAPRVDATDLDPAHLDKPVVLVGASFVGELSVDISEIRQLDADVYRDVVGLWAPADWSAEQKRELADESFTGAGTAPFTGDHALLTLVDPMRLDMCNISFQQVHERVPLPPATNTIGSDYFLMHLVHDAALPGVLHNRHIVNFYTTERRTDAGFMAYQLRFTKFFLSMLYLNAVYAAMAEAGPTLLDDAHQVRAERVSELVWDSTRLPVTENEERLDVLERSYHRLGGRYATFARSIAPRRQQLLDEARHDMEDFARLIDAWRPLVRASQATRIHPLDR from the coding sequence ATGCGCGCCATCTGCCTGACCCTCCCGACCAACCGGCCCTCCGCGCCCATGGTCACGGCCATCTGCGCCGAGGCCGCCTACGCGGCGCGGCACTTCCCCGTCGAGGTGCACGTCCTGATCCTGGACTCCGCCGCGCCGGGCGCCCGCGCGGAGCACGCCGCGGCGCTGGCCGCCGTGCCCCGCACGCCCGGGGTGGTGGTGCACCACCTGGACGAGGACGCCCAACGGGCCTTCCTGCGCGCGGCAATCGAACGCGCCGGGCTGCCCAAGCCCGAGCTGGTGCTCGACCTCATGCTGCCCGCCGACGTCTCCTACGGCGCCTGCACCAACCGGGCCTTCCTCATCGCCGCATCGCTCGGCTGCTCGTCCGTCCACCGCCGGGACTCCGACAGCTCGTACCAGGAGCTGAACGGCGAACCCGTCTACCCCGTCCACCACGAGCTGACCTCGATCGGCGAACGGGCCCGCGACGCCGCGCCCCGGGTGGACGCGACCGACCTCGACCCGGCGCACCTGGACAAGCCCGTGGTGCTGGTCGGCGCGTCGTTCGTGGGTGAACTGTCCGTGGACATCAGCGAGATCCGGCAGCTCGACGCGGACGTCTACCGCGACGTCGTCGGCCTGTGGGCGCCCGCCGACTGGAGCGCGGAGCAGAAGCGGGAGCTGGCCGACGAGTCGTTCACCGGCGCCGGCACCGCGCCCTTCACCGGCGACCACGCGCTGCTGACCCTCGTGGACCCGATGCGCCTGGACATGTGCAACATCAGCTTCCAGCAGGTGCACGAGCGGGTGCCGCTGCCACCGGCGACCAACACCATCGGCAGCGACTACTTCCTGATGCACCTGGTGCACGACGCGGCCCTGCCCGGCGTCCTGCACAACCGGCACATCGTGAACTTCTACACCACGGAGCGGCGCACCGACGCCGGCTTCATGGCCTACCAGCTGCGCTTCACCAAGTTCTTCCTGTCCATGCTCTACCTCAACGCCGTCTACGCGGCCATGGCCGAGGCCGGGCCCACCCTGCTGGACGACGCACACCAGGTGCGCGCGGAGCGCGTCAGCGAACTGGTCTGGGACAGCACCCGCCTGCCGGTGACCGAGAACGAGGAGCGGCTCGACGTCCTGGAGCGCTCGTACCACAGGCTCGGCGGCCGGTACGCCACCTTCGCGCGGTCCATCGCGCCGCGCCGCCAGCAGTTGCTGGACGAGGCCCGCCACGACATGGAGGACTTCGCACGGCTCATCGACGCGTGGCGACCCCTGGTGCGGGCGAGCCAGGCCACGCGCATCCACCCGCTCGACCGGTAG